In Danaus plexippus chromosome 17, MEX_DaPlex, whole genome shotgun sequence, one DNA window encodes the following:
- the LOC116771505 gene encoding uncharacterized protein LOC116771505, with amino-acid sequence MHDAYEKTESERTLYDMFLEYSPQLIRGRFTCVGLGFELIQKWRALDKEFPGFADATGLFSCEEAVVDVLDYVGSGETPESVLQAEKEHVMVGAHVFIDGRPGVILADPGYHVARIVTVMSDRAYPHTGWFIQSEEPCLKEYEYSYSPHNTNYVEWHERVTRGSEVKLQTSLVFVAQPFLDSIDVTEKRNLVYNFRSLLSRDSKGELTAGLYFPVGARFKDATFTLFLADGGERRKTKYKFSAFTEPNRITQSMLEDIEKCSVRMRYKKRELLKIIIKIARVLSNQSFIDQVLEINDEICRLSL; translated from the exons ATGCACGACGCGTACGAGAAGACCGAGTCCGAGAGGACCCTGTACGACATGTTCCTGGAGTACTCGCCCCAGCTGATCCGCGGCCGGTTCACGTGTGTAGGCCTGGGATTCGAGCTGATACAAAAGTGGAGAGCGCTGGATAAGGAGTTCCCGGGATTCGCGGACGCGACGGGCTTGTTCTCGTGCGAGGAGGCCGTGGTGGACGTGTTGGATTACGTTGGGTCGGGGGAGACCCCGGAGTCCGTGCTGCAGGCGGAGAAGGAGCACGTCATGGTGGGCGCTCACGTGTTTATAGACGGACGGCCCGGGGTCATCCTGGCCGACCCGGGGTATCACGTGGCCAGGATAGTCACTGTCATGAGCGATCGGGCCTACCCACATACTG GCTGGTTCATACAGTCCGAGGAGCCATGCCTCAAGGAGTACGAGTACAGCTACAGTCCTCACAACACCAACTACGTGGAGTGGCACGAGCGGGTCACGCGGGGGTCAGAGGTCAAGCTGCAGACGTCCCTGGTGTTCGTGGCCCAGCCCTTCCTCGACAGTATCGATGTCACAGAGAAACGGAACCTCGTTTATAATTTCCG GAGTCTTCTGTCTCGTGACTCCAAGGGCGAGCTGACCGCGGGTCTTTACTTCCCGGTCGGTGCGCGGTTCAAGGACGCCACCTTCACCCTGTTCCTGGCTGACGGCGGCGAGAGACGGAAAACGAAGTACAAATTTAGCGCCTTCACGGAACCCAATAGA ATAACACAATCTATGTTAGAAGACATCGAGAAATGCAGCGTCAGGATGAGGTACAAGAAGCGGGAACTCCTCAAGATTATCATCAAAATAGCCAGGGTTTTGTCCAATCAATCGTTCATCGATCAAGTGCTGGAAATCAACGACGAGATATGCAGACTGTCGTTATGA
- the LOC116771173 gene encoding myeloid leukemia factor isoform X4: MSLFGALMADVEDDPFFGSHMRHMRQMNNMMNSLFSDPFGMLGEGPLAIMGARRGNALMPFMPQMPSLNRLFTADLSDGHMSSGSSFSSSTVVMSSGLNGNPQVFSSTSSTKIGPNGVKETRKTLQDSRTGVKKMSIGHHIGQRAHVVEREQNVYSGDAEERQEFINLEEDEAEEFDREFQERAGMMRNRNHRALTQAPHGHTQPRLALPPAPSHTHPHANSSVREVYSGSHPRRHKHHRHRHETDN, from the exons ATGTCTCTATTTGGAGCGTTGATGGCCGACGTGGAGGATGATCCGTTTTTTGG ATCCCATATGCGCCACATGCGTCAGATGAACAATATGATGAACTCGTTATTCTCCGATCCTTTCGGGATGCTGGGCGAGGGTCCGCTGGCCATCATGGGAGCTCGTCGCGGTAACGCGTTAATGCCATTCATGCCACAGATGCCTTCACTGAACAGACTATTCACAG caGATTTGTCTGACGGTCATATGTCGAGCGGCAGTTCCTTCTCAAGCAGCACAGTGGTCATGTCCAGCGGACTGAACGGCAACCCTCAG GTATTCAGTTCTACGAGCAGCACCAAAATAGGACCCAACGGTGTCAAGGAAACCCGGAAGACACTCCAGGACTCTCGCACCGGTGTGAAGAAGATGTCTATCG GTCATCACATCGGTCAGCGGGCGCACGTTGTTGAGAGGGAACAGAACGTGTACTCTGGTGATGCTGAGGAGAGACAGGAGTTCATAAACCTGGAGGAGGACGAGGCTGAGGAGTTTGACAG GGAGTTCCAGGAACGAGCTGGAATGATGCGTAACCGGAACCATCGAGCTCTGACCCAAGCTCCTCACGGACACACCCAGCCCCGCCTGGCACTGCCGCCCGCACcctcacacacacacccacacgCCAA ttcGAGCGTCCGTGAAGTGTACAGCGGCTCTCACCCCCGCAGACACAAACACCACAGACACAGGCACGAGACCGACAACTAA
- the LOC116771173 gene encoding myeloid leukemia factor isoform X1, producing MSLFGALMADVEDDPFFGSHMRHMRQMNNMMNSLFSDPFGMLGEGPLAIMGARRGNALMPFMPQMPSLNRLFTADLSDGHMSSGSSFSSSTVVMSSGLNGNPQVFSSTSSTKIGPNGVKETRKTLQDSRTGVKKMSIGHHIGQRAHVVEREQNVYSGDAEERQEFINLEEDEAEEFDREFQERAGMMRNRNHRALTQAPHGHTQPRLALPPAPSHTHPHANRRPHARRPLRAGASPLALPSSSVREVYSGSHPRRHKHHRHRHETDN from the exons ATGTCTCTATTTGGAGCGTTGATGGCCGACGTGGAGGATGATCCGTTTTTTGG ATCCCATATGCGCCACATGCGTCAGATGAACAATATGATGAACTCGTTATTCTCCGATCCTTTCGGGATGCTGGGCGAGGGTCCGCTGGCCATCATGGGAGCTCGTCGCGGTAACGCGTTAATGCCATTCATGCCACAGATGCCTTCACTGAACAGACTATTCACAG caGATTTGTCTGACGGTCATATGTCGAGCGGCAGTTCCTTCTCAAGCAGCACAGTGGTCATGTCCAGCGGACTGAACGGCAACCCTCAG GTATTCAGTTCTACGAGCAGCACCAAAATAGGACCCAACGGTGTCAAGGAAACCCGGAAGACACTCCAGGACTCTCGCACCGGTGTGAAGAAGATGTCTATCG GTCATCACATCGGTCAGCGGGCGCACGTTGTTGAGAGGGAACAGAACGTGTACTCTGGTGATGCTGAGGAGAGACAGGAGTTCATAAACCTGGAGGAGGACGAGGCTGAGGAGTTTGACAG GGAGTTCCAGGAACGAGCTGGAATGATGCGTAACCGGAACCATCGAGCTCTGACCCAAGCTCCTCACGGACACACCCAGCCCCGCCTGGCACTGCCGCCCGCACcctcacacacacacccacacgCCAA CCGGCGACCGCACGCGCGCCGCCCTCTCCGCGCCGGCGCCAGTCCGCTCGCTCTGCCCTC ttcGAGCGTCCGTGAAGTGTACAGCGGCTCTCACCCCCGCAGACACAAACACCACAGACACAGGCACGAGACCGACAACTAA
- the LOC116771173 gene encoding myeloid leukemia factor isoform X2: MSLFGALMADVEDDPFFGSHMRHMRQMNNMMNSLFSDPFGMLGEGPLAIMGARRGNALMPFMPQMPSLNRLFTDLSDGHMSSGSSFSSSTVVMSSGLNGNPQVFSSTSSTKIGPNGVKETRKTLQDSRTGVKKMSIGHHIGQRAHVVEREQNVYSGDAEERQEFINLEEDEAEEFDREFQERAGMMRNRNHRALTQAPHGHTQPRLALPPAPSHTHPHANRRPHARRPLRAGASPLALPSSSVREVYSGSHPRRHKHHRHRHETDN, encoded by the exons ATGTCTCTATTTGGAGCGTTGATGGCCGACGTGGAGGATGATCCGTTTTTTGG ATCCCATATGCGCCACATGCGTCAGATGAACAATATGATGAACTCGTTATTCTCCGATCCTTTCGGGATGCTGGGCGAGGGTCCGCTGGCCATCATGGGAGCTCGTCGCGGTAACGCGTTAATGCCATTCATGCCACAGATGCCTTCACTGAACAGACTATTCACAG ATTTGTCTGACGGTCATATGTCGAGCGGCAGTTCCTTCTCAAGCAGCACAGTGGTCATGTCCAGCGGACTGAACGGCAACCCTCAG GTATTCAGTTCTACGAGCAGCACCAAAATAGGACCCAACGGTGTCAAGGAAACCCGGAAGACACTCCAGGACTCTCGCACCGGTGTGAAGAAGATGTCTATCG GTCATCACATCGGTCAGCGGGCGCACGTTGTTGAGAGGGAACAGAACGTGTACTCTGGTGATGCTGAGGAGAGACAGGAGTTCATAAACCTGGAGGAGGACGAGGCTGAGGAGTTTGACAG GGAGTTCCAGGAACGAGCTGGAATGATGCGTAACCGGAACCATCGAGCTCTGACCCAAGCTCCTCACGGACACACCCAGCCCCGCCTGGCACTGCCGCCCGCACcctcacacacacacccacacgCCAA CCGGCGACCGCACGCGCGCCGCCCTCTCCGCGCCGGCGCCAGTCCGCTCGCTCTGCCCTC ttcGAGCGTCCGTGAAGTGTACAGCGGCTCTCACCCCCGCAGACACAAACACCACAGACACAGGCACGAGACCGACAACTAA
- the LOC116771173 gene encoding myeloid leukemia factor isoform X3, whose translation MSLFGALMADVEDDPFFGSHMRHMRQMNNMMNSLFSDPFGMLGEGPLAIMGARRGNALMPFMPQMPSLNRLFTADLSDGHMSSGSSFSSSTVVMSSGLNGNPQVFSSTSSTKIGPNGVKETRKTLQDSRTGVKKMSIGHHIGQRAHVVEREQNVYSGDAEERQEFINLEEDEAEEFDREFQERAGMMRNRNHRALTQAPHGHTQPRLALPPAPSHTHPHANRRPHARRPLRAGASPLALPSSRYWRRRYH comes from the exons ATGTCTCTATTTGGAGCGTTGATGGCCGACGTGGAGGATGATCCGTTTTTTGG ATCCCATATGCGCCACATGCGTCAGATGAACAATATGATGAACTCGTTATTCTCCGATCCTTTCGGGATGCTGGGCGAGGGTCCGCTGGCCATCATGGGAGCTCGTCGCGGTAACGCGTTAATGCCATTCATGCCACAGATGCCTTCACTGAACAGACTATTCACAG caGATTTGTCTGACGGTCATATGTCGAGCGGCAGTTCCTTCTCAAGCAGCACAGTGGTCATGTCCAGCGGACTGAACGGCAACCCTCAG GTATTCAGTTCTACGAGCAGCACCAAAATAGGACCCAACGGTGTCAAGGAAACCCGGAAGACACTCCAGGACTCTCGCACCGGTGTGAAGAAGATGTCTATCG GTCATCACATCGGTCAGCGGGCGCACGTTGTTGAGAGGGAACAGAACGTGTACTCTGGTGATGCTGAGGAGAGACAGGAGTTCATAAACCTGGAGGAGGACGAGGCTGAGGAGTTTGACAG GGAGTTCCAGGAACGAGCTGGAATGATGCGTAACCGGAACCATCGAGCTCTGACCCAAGCTCCTCACGGACACACCCAGCCCCGCCTGGCACTGCCGCCCGCACcctcacacacacacccacacgCCAA CCGGCGACCGCACGCGCGCCGCCCTCTCCGCGCCGGCGCCAGTCCGCTCGCTCTGCCCTC TTCCAGATATTGGAGGAGGCGATACCACTAA
- the LOC116771575 gene encoding uncharacterized protein LOC116771575 isoform X2: MALDRQRILTELGSVVNQLQSADCGCMGKLFNDPGQNGYNPMGNPLPTCGGCRRGCCHGHGGNVWNSENLMQPTIKEVYNDLSTITPNNTIMNSPMGNQMVSQDAYAAQNASNLPNNYNNMNSMQNNMGDVPTNEIQGKGMGQMEAMGGMGPQIMGMIGSNQVSKPNTMPNQVGNLKEPMLIDAPQSPHGVVGVTPLSAPMRNNEGIYNNNNVVQNVGYQNPNQYNNMAVPNMTNATNNPQNMQGYQNIPNTNANPAAQQMSTPPQHNFGRHAPGIAKFNEMFPGVMKGIGGDLNFDPMAMAIQMNPANQHQSAMDAMQKMMTGNRGGLNNMLNRVPNLTPERPGMGQALHNSNLPQTQPNVPVPQGQNVNPDQNNIPAAENQGSRVPADTNQQVYAAVNQQVPQQQIQNPQQQEYNGQQQIMNPNSGNPAAPPPGTLYEGGDQQNAQAQPADSTAVPEVSNTQQFIKEPIFPADTSKYYVPRRQRYEQTAYNTLGQPVQMLPAQMYHTPEPALPQTLSPQPYTKMNAARYSNVKSTVSKTSLIGAKPLGRSTSRNQLQHIYNQYKGSQSYTQNNGKVPDNGVSYSDGKINVPRTNAPTAQQVPVEKIGGDTIANNQFQDQRTTKVEQVIGQLGDVPATNKPNGDLVEKDPQVIKKTRNGLQDQVFTAYPTSAAWSFHGDGVPRYTAAYRNRYRF; the protein is encoded by the exons ATGGCTTTAGATAGACAAAGAATTTTGACTGAACTTGGTAGTGTAGTAAATCAACTTCAGAGCGCGGattg cGGTTGTATGGGGAAATTATTTAACGATCCAGGACAAAATGGCTATAACCCCATGGGAAATCCTCTTCCGACATGTGGTGGCTGCAGACGTGGTTGTTGTCACGGTCACGGGGGCAACGTGTGGAACTCGG AAAATCTCATGCAACCCACAATAAAAGAGGTGTACAATGACTTGAGTACCATAACACCAAATAATACCATCATGAATAGTCCTATGGGCAATCAGATGGTATCTCAGGATGCCTACGCTGCTCAAAATGCCTCGAATCttccaaataattataataacatgaatAGTATGCAGAATAACATGGGTGATGTACCTACTAATGAAATACAAGGGAAAGGAATGGGTCAGATGGAAGCGATGGGTGGTATGGGACCACAAATTATGGGTATGATTGGAAGCAACCAGGTGTCAAAACCTAATACCATGCCTAATCAAGtaggaaatttaaaagaacCAATGTTAATAGATGCACCTCAATCCCCTCATGGAGTTGTTGGTGTGACCCCACTATCAGCGCCCATGAGAAATAATGAGGgaatttataacaacaataatgTCGTTCAAAATGTCGGTTATCAAAATCCAAATCAATATAACAATATGGCAGTTCCAAATATGACCAACGCTACCAACAATCCTCAGAATATGCAAGGCTAtcaaaatataccaaatacGAACGCTAACCCTGCTGCGCAGCAAATGTCTACACCTCCTCAGCACAATTTCGGTAGGCATGCACCGGGTATCGCTAAATTCAATGAAATGTTCCCTGGTGTTATGAAGGGAATAGGTGGAGACTTAAATTTTGACCCCATGGCTATGGCCATACAAATGAACCCAGCGAACCAACATCAAAGTGCTATGGATGCCATGCAAAAAATGATGACTGGTAATAGGGGCGGTTTGAACAATATGCTTAATAGAGTACCTAATTTAACGCCGGAACGTCCTGGCATGGGACAAGCTCTTCATAATAGTAATTTGCCTCAGACTCAACCAAACGTGCCCGTTCCTCAAGGTCAGAATGTTAATCCTGATCAGAACAATATTCCTGCTGCGGAAAACCAAGGCTCCAGAGTTCCCGCCGACACGAATCAACAAGTTTATGCTGCAGTGAATCAACAAGTACCACAACAACAAATACAAAATCCACAACAGCAAGAATATAACGGACAACAACAGATCATGAACCCCAACTCGGGTAACCCAGCAGCACCCCCGCCTGGTACACTGTACGAAGGTGGTGATCAGCAAAACGCTCAAGCTCAGCCTGCCGATTCAACTGCAGTGCCTGAAGTTTCAAATAcacaacaatttataaaagagcCCATATTCCCCGCAGATActtctaaatattatgtacctaGAAGACAACGATATGAGCAAACCGCTTATAATACTCTCGGACAACCGGTACAAATGCTACCAGCTCAGATGTATCACACTCCCGAACCAGCTCTACCACAAACTTTATCGCCACAACCTTATACGAAGATGAATGCTGCCAGATATTCCAATGTCAAGTCTACAGTCAGCAAAACTTCATTAATAGGAGCTAAACCGTTAGGTAGAAGTACGAGTAGGAATCAATTACAACatatatacaatcaatataaaGGATCTCAATCATACACTCAGAATAATGGAAAAGTCCCTGATAACGGAGTCTCTTATTCCGATGGTAAAATAAATGTCCCTCGTACAAATGCACCAACAGCGCAACAGGTACCTGTTGAAAAAATAGGCGGAGACACGATAGCCAATAATCAATTTCAAGATCAGAGAACCACTAAAGTTGAACAAGTGATTGGACAGTTAGGCGATGTGCCAGCTACAAATAAACCAAACGGAGATTTAGTAGAAAAG GATCCTCAAGTTATCAAAAAGACCCGTAATGGTTTACAAGATCAAGTGTTTACAGCATATCCGACATCGGCCGCGTGGTCTTTTCATGGCGACGGCGTCCCTAGATATACTGCAGCCTATCGTAACCGTTATAGgttctaa
- the LOC116771575 gene encoding uncharacterized protein LOC116771575 isoform X1, which translates to MALDRQRILTELGSVVNQLQSADCGCMGKLFNDPGQNGYNPMGNPLPTCGGCRRGCCHGHGGNVWNSGRPCSDSYAMNGHQNMQRPCMGHCNPTKLYSDTYNYLTENLMQPTIKEVYNDLSTITPNNTIMNSPMGNQMVSQDAYAAQNASNLPNNYNNMNSMQNNMGDVPTNEIQGKGMGQMEAMGGMGPQIMGMIGSNQVSKPNTMPNQVGNLKEPMLIDAPQSPHGVVGVTPLSAPMRNNEGIYNNNNVVQNVGYQNPNQYNNMAVPNMTNATNNPQNMQGYQNIPNTNANPAAQQMSTPPQHNFGRHAPGIAKFNEMFPGVMKGIGGDLNFDPMAMAIQMNPANQHQSAMDAMQKMMTGNRGGLNNMLNRVPNLTPERPGMGQALHNSNLPQTQPNVPVPQGQNVNPDQNNIPAAENQGSRVPADTNQQVYAAVNQQVPQQQIQNPQQQEYNGQQQIMNPNSGNPAAPPPGTLYEGGDQQNAQAQPADSTAVPEVSNTQQFIKEPIFPADTSKYYVPRRQRYEQTAYNTLGQPVQMLPAQMYHTPEPALPQTLSPQPYTKMNAARYSNVKSTVSKTSLIGAKPLGRSTSRNQLQHIYNQYKGSQSYTQNNGKVPDNGVSYSDGKINVPRTNAPTAQQVPVEKIGGDTIANNQFQDQRTTKVEQVIGQLGDVPATNKPNGDLVEKDPQVIKKTRNGLQDQVFTAYPTSAAWSFHGDGVPRYTAAYRNRYRF; encoded by the exons ATGGCTTTAGATAGACAAAGAATTTTGACTGAACTTGGTAGTGTAGTAAATCAACTTCAGAGCGCGGattg cGGTTGTATGGGGAAATTATTTAACGATCCAGGACAAAATGGCTATAACCCCATGGGAAATCCTCTTCCGACATGTGGTGGCTGCAGACGTGGTTGTTGTCACGGTCACGGGGGCAACGTGTGGAACTCGGGTAGGCCGTGCTCTGATTCCTATGCAATGAACGGTCATCAAAACATGCAACGCCCTTGCATGGGACATTGCAATCCTACCAAACTATATTCTGATACATACAACTACTTGACAGAAAATCTCATGCAACCCACAATAAAAGAGGTGTACAATGACTTGAGTACCATAACACCAAATAATACCATCATGAATAGTCCTATGGGCAATCAGATGGTATCTCAGGATGCCTACGCTGCTCAAAATGCCTCGAATCttccaaataattataataacatgaatAGTATGCAGAATAACATGGGTGATGTACCTACTAATGAAATACAAGGGAAAGGAATGGGTCAGATGGAAGCGATGGGTGGTATGGGACCACAAATTATGGGTATGATTGGAAGCAACCAGGTGTCAAAACCTAATACCATGCCTAATCAAGtaggaaatttaaaagaacCAATGTTAATAGATGCACCTCAATCCCCTCATGGAGTTGTTGGTGTGACCCCACTATCAGCGCCCATGAGAAATAATGAGGgaatttataacaacaataatgTCGTTCAAAATGTCGGTTATCAAAATCCAAATCAATATAACAATATGGCAGTTCCAAATATGACCAACGCTACCAACAATCCTCAGAATATGCAAGGCTAtcaaaatataccaaatacGAACGCTAACCCTGCTGCGCAGCAAATGTCTACACCTCCTCAGCACAATTTCGGTAGGCATGCACCGGGTATCGCTAAATTCAATGAAATGTTCCCTGGTGTTATGAAGGGAATAGGTGGAGACTTAAATTTTGACCCCATGGCTATGGCCATACAAATGAACCCAGCGAACCAACATCAAAGTGCTATGGATGCCATGCAAAAAATGATGACTGGTAATAGGGGCGGTTTGAACAATATGCTTAATAGAGTACCTAATTTAACGCCGGAACGTCCTGGCATGGGACAAGCTCTTCATAATAGTAATTTGCCTCAGACTCAACCAAACGTGCCCGTTCCTCAAGGTCAGAATGTTAATCCTGATCAGAACAATATTCCTGCTGCGGAAAACCAAGGCTCCAGAGTTCCCGCCGACACGAATCAACAAGTTTATGCTGCAGTGAATCAACAAGTACCACAACAACAAATACAAAATCCACAACAGCAAGAATATAACGGACAACAACAGATCATGAACCCCAACTCGGGTAACCCAGCAGCACCCCCGCCTGGTACACTGTACGAAGGTGGTGATCAGCAAAACGCTCAAGCTCAGCCTGCCGATTCAACTGCAGTGCCTGAAGTTTCAAATAcacaacaatttataaaagagcCCATATTCCCCGCAGATActtctaaatattatgtacctaGAAGACAACGATATGAGCAAACCGCTTATAATACTCTCGGACAACCGGTACAAATGCTACCAGCTCAGATGTATCACACTCCCGAACCAGCTCTACCACAAACTTTATCGCCACAACCTTATACGAAGATGAATGCTGCCAGATATTCCAATGTCAAGTCTACAGTCAGCAAAACTTCATTAATAGGAGCTAAACCGTTAGGTAGAAGTACGAGTAGGAATCAATTACAACatatatacaatcaatataaaGGATCTCAATCATACACTCAGAATAATGGAAAAGTCCCTGATAACGGAGTCTCTTATTCCGATGGTAAAATAAATGTCCCTCGTACAAATGCACCAACAGCGCAACAGGTACCTGTTGAAAAAATAGGCGGAGACACGATAGCCAATAATCAATTTCAAGATCAGAGAACCACTAAAGTTGAACAAGTGATTGGACAGTTAGGCGATGTGCCAGCTACAAATAAACCAAACGGAGATTTAGTAGAAAAG GATCCTCAAGTTATCAAAAAGACCCGTAATGGTTTACAAGATCAAGTGTTTACAGCATATCCGACATCGGCCGCGTGGTCTTTTCATGGCGACGGCGTCCCTAGATATACTGCAGCCTATCGTAACCGTTATAGgttctaa
- the LOC116771154 gene encoding sterol carrier protein 2, with the protein MPRKVFVVGVGMTKFVKPNSGMDYPDLGKEAVEAALADARIKYQDVQQAICGYVFGDSTSGQRVLYQIGMTGIPIYNVNNNCSTGSNALFLGKQLVEGGVSDVILALGFEKMTPGALGNGTFSDRTNPLDRHTLKMADMAELTAAPMTAQYFGNAGAEHMKKYGTTEVHIAKIAAKNHRHGAKNPRAQGGREYTVEEVLNSRRIYGPLTKLECCPTSDGAAAAILMSEEAVIRYGLQNKAVEIIGMEMATDTEAVFKENSLMKVAGYDMTGLAAKRLYEKTGISPMQVDVVELHDCFATNELITYEGLQLCGEGEAGKFIDAGDNTYGGRCVVNPSGGLIAKGHPLGATGLAQCAELVWQLRGEAGDRQVPRARIALQHNLGLGGAVVITMYRKGFSSASPNQVAAIAANPENFKVYKYMKILEEAMKSDEDKLIEKVRGVYGFKVRNGPNGEEGYWVINAKEGKGSVNYDGKDKCDVTFTINDEDVADLISGKLNPQKAFFQGKIKIQGNMGLAMKLTDLQRSAAGRIEAIRSKL; encoded by the exons atGCCTAGGAAAGTTTTCGTAGTTGGTGTTGGGATGACGAAGTTTGTTAAGCCCAATAGCGGCATGGATTATCCAGATTTAGGGAAGGAAGCTGTCGAGGCAGCTTTGGCCGACGCTCGTATAAAGTACCAAGACGTACAACAGGCTATATGCGGGTATGTTTTCGGTGATTCTACAAGCGGTCAGCGAGTATTATATCAGATTGGCATGACTGGTATTCCTATATATAACGTTAATAACAATTGCTCCACTGGTTCTAACGCACTATTCCTTGGAAAACAACTCGTAGAAGGTGGTGTTTCGGATGTTATTCTGGCTCTTGGATTCGAGAAAATGACACCAGGTGCTCTAGGCAATGGTACATTTTCAGACAGAACGAATCCTTTAGATAGACATACTCTCAAGATGGCGGATATGGCAGAATTAACTGCAGCTCCGATGACCGCTCAATACTTCGGTAACGCGGGTGCAGAGCACATGAAGAAATATGGTACGACTGAAGTCCATATAGCCAAAATAGCAGCTAAGAACCATCGTCATGGTGCTAAGAACCCAAGAGCGCAAGGTGGACGAGAGTACACAGTTGAGGAAGTGTTGAACTCTCGTAGAATTTATGGCCCACTGACGAAATTGGAATGTTGCCCTACTAGTGATGGGGCTGCAGCTGCCATCCTTATGTCTGAAGAGGCTGTCATTCGTTATGGACTTCAGAATAAGGCGGTAGAAATAATTGGTATGGAGATGGCCACTGACACTGAGGCTGTTTTCAAAGAAAACAGTCTAATGAAGGTTGCCGGTTATGATATGACTGGATTAGCGGCTAAAAGACTATATGAAAAGACGGGTATCTCACCCATGCAAGTTGATGTTGTCGAGTTGCATGATTGTTTCGCAACAAATGAGTTGATCACATATGAGGGGCTTCAGTTGTGTGGTGAAGGTGAGGCTGGTAAATTCATTGATGCCGGTGACAACACATATGGTGGCCGTTGTGTGGTAAATCCGAGTGGTGGTTTGATTGCTAAGGGACATCCTCTGGGTGCGACTGGCCTGGCCCAGTGTGCCGAGCTAGTCTGGCAGCTACGCGGAGAAGCGGGAGACAGACAG GTGCCCCGAGCTCGCATCGCCTTACAACACAACCTAGGACTCGGAGGAGCTGTCGTCATCACCATGTACCGTAAAGGATTCAGCAGTGCATCACCCAACCAGGTGGCTGCCATCGCAGCCAACCCAGAGAACTTCAAAGTATACAAATACATGAAGATCCTCGAGGAAGCCATGAAGTCTGATGAAGATAAACTCATAGAGAAAGTTAGAGGAGTTTATGGTTTTAAGGTTAGAAACGGACCGAACGGCGAAGAAGGTTACTGGGTCATCAACGCCAAGGAAGGAAAGGGCAGTGTGAACTACGACGGTAAAGACAAATGTGATGTGACCTTCACAATCAACGATGAGGATGTCGCTGATCTGATATCCGGAAAACTGAATCCCCAGAAGGCATTTTTCCAAGGAAAAATCAAAATCCAGGGTAACATGGGACTCGCTATGAAGCTGACCGATCTCCAGAGATCCGCTGCTGGCAGGATTGAAGCAATCCGCTCCAAACTATAA